The Mauremys mutica isolate MM-2020 ecotype Southern chromosome 1, ASM2049712v1, whole genome shotgun sequence genome has a segment encoding these proteins:
- the LOC123353520 gene encoding olfactory receptor 51G2-like gives MSAINDTKLKSVIFLLTGLPSHGDTHLWISIPFCFMYVISIIGNSLILFIVKTDPSLHEPMYIFLSMLAITDLGISITTIPTILGIYLFNSREISLDACLAQLFFIHLLQYFESSVLLLMAFDRFIAIHNPLRYASILTLARIAKMGLVAVLRAIVLILPLPFLLKRFRYCHANVLSHSYCVHQEVMNMACSDITVNSIYGLFTKLFQMGLDSLLILLSYVMILKTVLSIASYKERLRALNTCVSHLCALLVFFTPEISLSVIHRFGKGSSPLLQILLGYMSLLLPPLMNPIVYSVKSKHLRVRIIRVFIK, from the coding sequence ATGTCAGCTATCAATGACACCAAATTAAAATCTGTAATATTCCTTCTCACCGGGCTACCGAGTCATGGAGACACTCATCTCTGGATTTCTATCCCCTTCTGCTTCATGTATGTTATTTCAATAATAGGAAATTCACTCATTCTGTTCATTGTAAAGACAGatccaagcctccatgagcccatgtacattttcctttccatgttggccatcACAGACCTTGGCATATCGATAACCACCATACCGACGATACTGGGCATATACTTGTTTAATTCTAGGGAGATCAGCCTCGACGCTTGTTTAGCCCAGCTCTTCTTCATCCACTTGCTTCAATACTTTGAATCCTCTGTGCTCttgttgatggcctttgaccgcttcATTGCGATCCATAACCCACTGAGATATGCTTCCATCTTAACCCTGGCAAGAATAGCCAAGATGGGACTGGTGGCTGTGCTAAGAGCGATTGTCTTAATACTTCCACTTCCTTTTCTCCTGAAACGGTTCCGATACTGTCAtgccaatgtcctctcccattcctactgtGTGCACCAGGAGGTCATGAACATGGCTTGTTCTGATATCACAGTCAACAGCATCTATGGATTGTTTACTAAACTCTTCCAGATGGGGTTGGACTCGCTGCTCATCTTGctctcttatgtgatgatcctcaaaacagtgctgagcattgcaTCCTACAAGGAGCGCCTGagggccctgaacacctgcgTTTCCCACCTCTGCGCCCTCCTGGTCTTCTTCACACCAGAGATCAGTTTGTCTGTGATACACAGATTTGGGAAGGGCTCTTCTCCCTTACTTCAGATTCTCCTGGGATACatgtccctgcttctccccccgctGATGAACCCAATTGTGTACAgcgtgaaaagcaaacaccttcgtgTGAGGATAATCAGGGTGTTCATCAAGTGA